The Kitasatospora sp. NBC_00374 genome has a segment encoding these proteins:
- a CDS encoding glutamate ABC transporter substrate-binding protein: MMRTVRARALVAAVALAAGVFGAGTSQGAPGGGVRAEPAAAPALAPEADTCDTTKSVPAAKDANGAKIRKIRERGTLVVGVDQNSYHWGYRNPQTGTIEGFDIDLARAVAKSILGDPGKVSFKAVPTARRIEAVKAGEVDVVIRTTTITCARLQEVAFSKPYFAAGQRLVVPKSAKATGLEQGIKGRRVCAAASSSSDTELKTNRHGATDVVVVENQLDCLVLMQLGKVDATLTDGVLAAAQAAQDPTVEVVGETLLAGWMGVVANQADTDLVAWVNQALLDYRADGGWRRSYDHWLADSMGASPEPYEYKQ; encoded by the coding sequence ATGATGCGTACGGTACGGGCCAGGGCCCTGGTGGCCGCGGTCGCGCTGGCCGCCGGGGTGTTCGGTGCGGGGACCTCGCAGGGCGCGCCGGGCGGTGGCGTCCGGGCGGAGCCCGCCGCCGCCCCGGCGCTGGCGCCCGAGGCGGACACCTGCGACACCACGAAGAGCGTGCCGGCGGCCAAGGACGCCAACGGCGCGAAGATCAGGAAGATCCGGGAGCGCGGCACCCTGGTGGTCGGCGTCGACCAGAACAGCTACCACTGGGGCTACCGCAACCCCCAGACCGGCACCATCGAGGGCTTCGACATCGACCTGGCGCGCGCCGTCGCCAAGTCGATCCTGGGCGACCCGGGCAAGGTCTCCTTCAAGGCCGTCCCGACCGCCCGCCGGATCGAGGCGGTCAAGGCCGGCGAGGTGGACGTGGTCATCCGGACCACCACCATCACCTGCGCGCGGCTCCAGGAGGTCGCCTTCTCCAAGCCGTACTTCGCGGCCGGACAGCGCCTGGTGGTCCCCAAGTCCGCCAAGGCGACCGGTCTGGAGCAGGGGATCAAGGGCAGGCGGGTCTGCGCCGCGGCCTCCTCGTCCTCGGACACCGAACTGAAGACGAACCGGCACGGCGCCACCGACGTCGTCGTGGTGGAGAACCAACTGGACTGCCTGGTGCTGATGCAGCTCGGCAAGGTCGACGCGACGCTGACCGACGGCGTGCTGGCCGCGGCCCAGGCCGCCCAGGACCCGACGGTCGAGGTGGTCGGCGAGACCCTGCTGGCCGGCTGGATGGGCGTGGTGGCCAACCAGGCCGACACCGACCTGGTCGCCTGGGTCAACCAGGCACTGCTCGACTACCGGGCCGACGGCGGCTGGCGGCGCAGCTACGACCACTGGCTGGCCGACTCCATGGGCGCCTCGCCCGAACCGTACGAGTACAAGCAGTAG
- a CDS encoding GlxA family transcriptional regulator, which produces MRIVGCPIFDGVRAFDYAVIGEVWSNRLSRDGLPVFDLRVCGPDRRPVQLGGGLERRPDDEFDALLDCDLVVVPGVADPFAPADPRLLDVLRTAHARGIPIASLCAGAFVLAEAGVLDGRRATTHWWLAEELARRHPAVTVDPEVLFTGDGLVWTSAGVAAGIDLCLHLVRSAHGQQAAAAIARAMVTAPFRAGGQAQFIPSPVPVTDSADPLAAVRTAVLAALDTPWTVARMARLATMAERTFARRFAESTGTPPLRWLLEQRVLTAQRLLEETDLPVDEIAVRCGFGSAVSLRPVFTRRVGVAPREYRRSFRGRVGGPAD; this is translated from the coding sequence ATGCGCATCGTGGGCTGCCCGATCTTCGACGGAGTACGGGCCTTCGACTACGCCGTGATCGGCGAGGTCTGGTCCAACCGCCTCTCCCGGGACGGCCTGCCCGTCTTCGACCTGCGGGTCTGCGGCCCGGACCGCCGGCCCGTCCAGCTCGGCGGCGGGCTGGAACGGCGCCCGGACGACGAGTTCGACGCCCTGCTCGACTGCGACCTGGTGGTCGTCCCCGGCGTCGCGGACCCGTTCGCCCCCGCCGACCCCCGCCTGCTCGACGTGCTGCGCACCGCCCACGCCCGGGGCATCCCGATCGCCTCGCTCTGCGCCGGGGCCTTCGTCCTCGCCGAGGCCGGCGTGCTGGACGGCCGCCGGGCCACCACGCACTGGTGGCTCGCCGAGGAACTCGCCCGCCGCCACCCGGCGGTGACCGTCGACCCCGAGGTGCTCTTCACCGGCGACGGACTGGTCTGGACCTCGGCCGGGGTCGCGGCCGGCATCGACCTGTGCCTGCACCTGGTGCGCTCCGCGCACGGCCAGCAGGCCGCCGCCGCGATCGCCCGCGCGATGGTCACCGCCCCCTTCCGGGCCGGCGGCCAGGCGCAGTTCATCCCGTCCCCCGTCCCGGTGACCGACTCCGCGGACCCGCTCGCGGCCGTCCGCACGGCGGTGCTCGCCGCACTCGACACCCCCTGGACGGTCGCCCGGATGGCCCGGCTCGCGACGATGGCCGAGCGCACCTTCGCCCGCCGGTTCGCCGAGTCCACCGGCACCCCGCCGCTGCGCTGGCTGCTGGAGCAGCGCGTCCTGACCGCCCAGCGGCTGCTGGAGGAGACCGACCTGCCGGTCGACGAGATCGCCGTCCGCTGCGGCTTCGGCTCCGCAGTCTCACTGCGTCCGGTCTTCACCCGCCGGGTCGGCGTCGCCCCGCGCGAGTACCGCCGCTCGTTCCGCGGCCGGGTCGGCGGACCCGCCGACTGA
- a CDS encoding cysteine hydrolase family protein → MTNTSAFNAPLELAADAVLVVIDVQQGFEDYAFWGERDNPEAEQRIGAVLDAWQATGRPVVMVQHQGAGSPLAPGTPGYELKPVVAGAKPDLTITKTVNSAFYGTPDLHAWLQERGATQLVTIGIMTNVCNETTARMGGNLGYDVIFPIDAMHTFAMAGPDGVTIPAADLARATAASLHTMRFAKVVGTEELLAAALA, encoded by the coding sequence ATGACGAACACCAGTGCATTCAACGCCCCGCTCGAACTCGCCGCCGACGCCGTCCTGGTGGTGATCGACGTCCAGCAGGGCTTCGAGGACTACGCGTTCTGGGGCGAGCGGGACAACCCCGAGGCCGAGCAGCGGATCGGCGCCGTGCTGGACGCCTGGCAGGCCACCGGCCGGCCGGTCGTGATGGTGCAGCACCAGGGGGCCGGCAGTCCGCTCGCCCCCGGCACCCCGGGGTACGAACTGAAGCCCGTGGTGGCCGGCGCCAAGCCGGACCTGACCATCACCAAGACCGTCAACAGCGCCTTCTACGGCACTCCCGACCTGCACGCCTGGCTGCAGGAGCGCGGCGCCACCCAGCTCGTCACCATCGGGATCATGACCAACGTCTGCAACGAGACCACCGCGCGGATGGGCGGCAACCTGGGCTACGACGTGATCTTCCCGATCGACGCGATGCACACCTTCGCGATGGCCGGTCCGGACGGTGTGACGATCCCCGCGGCCGACCTCGCCCGGGCCACCGCCGCATCGCTGCACACGATGCGCTTCGCCAAGGTGGTCGGCACCGAGGAACTGCTCGCGGCGGCCCTGGCCTAG
- a CDS encoding N-acetylglucosamine kinase yields MNHRQEEQLPGVLAIDAGNSKTDVALVSADGAVLGTARGGGFQPQLDGAEQAVAALAPLVEEAARQAGLRPGRVLTSHVSACLANADLPVEEQQLSAALAARPWGATSHVANDTFGLLRAGTDGPRGVAVVCGAGINCVGLLPDGRTARFPALGHLTGDWGGGGGLAADAMWHATRAEDGRGGPTALAAAIAGHFGQPSATAVAEAVHLGRLDRVRLHEISRVLFATARAGDPTSLQLIDRQADEIARLAVVALTRLDLLGEPTPVVLGGGVLAARHPLLIDNLTARLAEAAPLAEPRIVVAPPVLGAALLGLDRLGAGPAVQRRLRSAYPTTAPVAA; encoded by the coding sequence ATGAACCACCGTCAGGAGGAGCAACTCCCCGGCGTCCTCGCCATCGACGCCGGGAACAGCAAGACCGACGTCGCCCTGGTGTCGGCCGACGGCGCCGTCCTCGGCACGGCCCGCGGCGGCGGCTTCCAGCCGCAGCTGGACGGCGCCGAGCAGGCCGTCGCCGCCCTCGCCCCGCTGGTCGAGGAGGCCGCCCGGCAGGCCGGCCTGAGACCTGGCCGGGTGCTCACCAGCCACGTCAGCGCCTGCCTGGCCAACGCCGACCTGCCGGTCGAGGAGCAGCAGCTGAGCGCCGCGCTGGCGGCCCGGCCGTGGGGGGCGACCAGCCACGTCGCCAACGACACCTTCGGCCTGCTGCGGGCGGGCACCGACGGCCCGCGCGGCGTCGCGGTGGTCTGCGGCGCCGGGATCAACTGCGTCGGCCTGCTGCCCGACGGCCGGACCGCCCGTTTCCCCGCCCTCGGCCACCTCACCGGCGACTGGGGCGGCGGCGGCGGGCTGGCCGCCGACGCGATGTGGCACGCCACCCGCGCCGAGGACGGCCGGGGCGGCCCCACCGCGCTCGCCGCGGCCATCGCCGGGCACTTCGGGCAGCCCAGCGCCACCGCCGTCGCCGAGGCCGTCCACCTCGGCCGGCTGGACCGCGTACGGCTGCACGAGATCTCCCGGGTGCTGTTCGCCACCGCCCGGGCCGGCGACCCGACCTCGCTCCAGCTGATCGACCGCCAGGCCGACGAGATCGCCCGGCTCGCCGTCGTCGCCCTCACCCGGCTCGACCTGCTCGGCGAACCCACCCCCGTGGTGCTCGGCGGCGGCGTGCTGGCCGCCCGGCACCCGCTGCTGATCGACAACCTGACGGCCCGGCTGGCCGAGGCCGCCCCGCTGGCCGAGCCCCGGATCGTGGTGGCCCCGCCGGTCCTCGGCGCCGCCCTGCTCGGCCTCGACCGGCTCGGCGCGGGGCCCGCCGTCCAGCGGCGCCTGCGGTCCGCCTACCCGACGACCGCACCGGTCGCCGCCTGA
- a CDS encoding nucleosidase → MRLIGTVTPDRPLLVVAAHEEAAHLGDGLPVLLTGMGKINATAALATVLARGDRPSEIVNLGTAGALRPGWAGTHQVSRVLQHDLDTRVLHTLTGRTYGGPIELGAEPGPVLATGDLFVSDPEARDRLAQSADLVDMEGYALATVAQRAELPIRLVKHVSDEAGAGAARTWRESVDDCAKILADWVHTQLTF, encoded by the coding sequence ATGCGTCTGATCGGCACCGTGACCCCCGACCGCCCGCTGCTCGTCGTCGCCGCGCACGAGGAGGCGGCGCACCTCGGCGACGGCCTCCCCGTGCTGCTGACCGGCATGGGCAAGATCAACGCGACGGCGGCGCTGGCGACCGTGCTGGCACGCGGCGACCGGCCGTCCGAGATCGTGAACCTCGGTACGGCCGGCGCGCTGCGGCCCGGCTGGGCCGGCACCCACCAGGTCTCCCGGGTGCTCCAGCACGACCTGGACACCCGGGTGCTGCACACGCTCACCGGCCGCACCTACGGCGGCCCGATCGAGCTCGGCGCGGAGCCGGGCCCGGTGCTGGCCACGGGTGACCTGTTCGTCTCCGACCCCGAGGCCAGGGACCGGCTGGCGCAGAGCGCGGACCTGGTCGACATGGAGGGCTACGCGCTCGCCACCGTGGCGCAGCGGGCCGAGCTGCCGATCCGCCTGGTCAAGCACGTCAGCGACGAGGCCGGTGCGGGCGCCGCTCGCACCTGGCGGGAGTCGGTGGACGACTGCGCGAAGATCCTCGCCGACTGGGTGCACACTCAGCTCACGTTCTAG